The Bombyx mori chromosome 4, ASM3026992v2 region AGGGGCGACAGAAACGTGGGAACAAGCGCAACTTGCAGTAGAGTTAATTTCACGTGGAATTGAATCGTCAGCTGCACTTTTAGCAGCTCTTGAGTGTACAGATATAACAGGTGCACTTGTGTATTTGCATCAAGATTGCGAACTTTGTGCATCTAGACTGCCTGAACATGAAGTTAGTATCAATATTGCTACATATTAGTCATCAAATTGTTTATTAcgctatattttaatattataatgattgacactaaatttaaacacataaatgtatgtaaataatgCAGTATCTGGTTTCCATAGTAAAAGAATCGTAGTTTGGGGTCAGATGATTTTGTATTATGCGCGAtcgtccgcgcgggtgggtaccaccaccctgcctatttctgccgtgaagcagtaatgcatttcggtttgaagtgtggggcagccgtttgtaactatacttgagaccttagaacttgtatctcaaggtgggtggcgcatttgcgttgtggatatctatgggctccagtaaccacttaacaccaggtgggctgtgagctcgtccaccccatctaagcaataaaaaaataaaaaaaagattatgagTATTATTTAGGTGTagaagtttaaaaattaaaattttcttttacgCACAGATGGTATCGATGTTACGTTGCACTCACCGATGCTGTCGAGAATGCGCCCGACACTACTTCACAGTTCAAATCACGGAAAGGAGCATAGCAGACTGCGTGTGCCCATACTGCAAAGTTCCAGATTTAGAAAATCTTCCCGAAGACGCCTGGTTAGATTATTTCGCACATTTGGATATTCTACTTAAGACGTTACTCGAAACGGAAGTGCACGAATTATTCCAAAGAAAGGTAATTATTCAACATTTAATGTAATAGAGTACATTAAATTTCAACTATTTTTAATCAAGTCCAATAATCGCTGTaacgaaaactataatttgataTGCGCTgaaattaataaacatttcaacATCAGAGACAGCACGGCGTATTTTTTCAAAAACGCCTATTGATGCACTAATTTGTGTGTttgttgaataattaaaaaaattaaaatgacaattGGTCCCTCCGGATTCCGGTTACTGCACTGTTGAAGGTTGGTCTCGGCTGTAATTTCTTGAACCTCTTCTTGGTCGTATAGATATCTCTATAGCTGTAAGTTCTTTTCGCTAATCaatttagaaataattatatttaagtttgTGTGATTTCATAAGTAGAAACATTTGAATgagtttttctttgttttagttGCGTGACCGTACTCTGGCTCGAGACCCCAATTTTAGATGGTGCATGGAATGTGCTTCGGGATTCTTTGTTCatccaaaacaaaagaaattgcGTTGCCCAGAGTGTCGCTCAGTTAGCTGTGCATCATGCAGGAAGCCTGTAAGAATAAGTAAAACTGCTACAATTTACAAGTTtacatgcgtttcggttgaagggcggggcatccgCCTCGTACTGTAAAaagtaagaccttagaactcatgtctcaaagtggatggcggcttttgcgctgtagatgtctatgggctccgataaccacttaacaccaagtgggccgtgaattcggccacccaactaagcaataaataaataaacgaataaaTCAACGTTTTTGCAACACAGTGTATGTTTCGACTTTATGTCATAAGatgacatagattatacacttaatatatttgagataagATGACATTAACGATGTAATCTATGAGCTCGGGTTGCCACTTAACAGCAAGCCGGTAGCGAGCGTAGTAACGCTAGACGTGTGCTGTGTAGTAGGTAACTGCATCTCTGCGTGTGCTACTATCTATTCCATGAACAGGGCTTCGAAATATAATACCCATATCATCTATCTACTACGCTCTACAGAAATAAATTTCACCTATATTACCTGAAGCAACTTAACTTCTAAGAGCAGCGGCTCTGGCATTGCCGATGTTCATGAGTagcagtcaccacttaacatctAGTGAGCCGCGTGCTCTGACaatcaaaataatgaaaatatttaatctaaaaaCAGTGGGACTTGCTTGGTACGTGTCCGATCTCGAACCAGCCACCTGACACGTAATAACTAAGTATTTGACATCTGTTAAACTTTCTAatttccatttaaaattaatttaataaaataattattttcaagtgGACGGCTAATCACGAAGGTATGACATGTGAACAATATGCTACTTGGTTGGATGACAACGATCCTGAAAGGTCATTGACCGCGATACAACAACACCTAAGAGACAATGGCCTCGAATGTCCACGATGTCGCTTCAAATATTCCCTGTCAAGGTACGATATGATAAAACATATACACCATGTATAATAGTCATATATTTCCTGAACTGCTCGCAGGCATCTTACTTATAGATAACTAACTTATAGATAACTAACTTATagataacttaataatttagttttctaCAGTCTCCGAGTCTCTCTACACACCGAGTCCACGTCTTCAATCCctttcaaaaaaaaagttttgtcttGGTCCTGCAAAaagctctctttttttttttttgacacgaAGAAAACAAATGACTACAttcagaaaaaaacaaaagagaatcAAAGAATTTTTATCTttactaatattacaaatatgtatCTGAGCTATGCctgctagtatttttttattcttaattctTACCAAGGAGTATGTCGTTCTCACTACTTTTTGATCCCTCCTAGTATGAACACCCGGTTAGAACGGAGGATATCCTCAAAATTGACAGCATGCTGTATCGATAGAAAAAAGTTTCAGTTTACAAGGTGCTTGGGAAGTGCCTCAAATATCACTGCAAAAAATGTCGGTGTTTAGTGTCCATTTTCATTGTTACACTTTTTCTTCTGTCTAACCCCTCGCGGCCCGCAAACATATCTGAACTAAAACAATCGATAGGGAACTCCGTTCTAAAAGTACAACAGCACAAAAATTCACCATctctataataattatattttgtataaaaagtcaaaaacataaacaattaaaaaccaATTAGTTTTCTGTCTGGTTTCTTCTGTTTAGGATCTATTGAACtttattactataaaaaaaatatattttttcaaaatgataagtaattttatttaaaacgagtaaataattaataaatcttAGGATGTCAGCGATAGGTCGAAATTCAATCACCGGGCGAACATTATAAGTAAAGTACCTAGTGTTCTAACTAATTCCGTCCCTTACTAATCAATGTAGTAAATTATTGCTGAAACTAGAGTAGAACGACGTAAATAAATTAGCGAGATTGTTTTCAGAGGTGGATGTATGCATTTCACTTGTACTCAATGCAAATATGAGTTCTGTTATGGATGTGGAAAGCCTTTTACTATGGGCGCACGCTGCGGCTTGAGCGACTATTGTGCAAAATTAGGACTTCATGCACATCACCCGAgaaactgtttattttatttaagagaTAAAGAACCACACGAACTGCAAACATTGTTACAAGTACGTATCGCTTTATTTTTTGTCGCAATGATGAATAAATAATCTCATGGaccacctgtgtgcttagtaagTTTtctaacagcgcccctagcggcaaacgttccaactccatacaaatttgagttaacttgtacgctatcgagaaagttaaataactcgcactaagcacactgctgtTGAATGCTTACCCAAGCCTACAGACATCACAGCATGAATGACGCCAACAACCTTGAGACTTAAGTCAATACAAGGTAGGAATAAAAGCTCGTCTGCCCAGCAAAAAAACAGGTTATGTGGAAATCTTTATTATACCGAAATCATGGTAAACCCCACCACCAGCATTAAACAACAACATGAACAAACGCAACATTTTTGTATCAAACACATTTTCCTTTGCagtatctgtgtgcttagtgcgagttttttaacgttctcgatagcgtaaaatttaactcatATTTTTATATGGAATGGGggcgtttgcgtacgtttgccgctaggggtgctgttccaattgaatacaaaattggcttaacttttatgctatcgagaacgttaagaaactcgcactaagcacactggtctaaTCGCAATCGCAATCTTGAATCtgttattgaaatatttaactTCGGTACTTCTTAACATAGTTTAAACGTTTTAGATGAATAATGTCCATTATGAAACGGAAGCAGCTCCCGGAAGTACTGGACGGTGTCCGACACAATTACAACGAGAGACTCCCACCGGCCTCGTCGACGGAGTGTGCGGCAGTGAGGCACCGGCAAACTATGCAGGCTTGTGCAAGTAAGTATGATAGAATAGTGGGTGGGTATGTCTATGTTGTGAATGAAAACGATGCACAATTGAAGCATAACAAGCTTAACTTAAACCTTAAAAACCGTATGTGGGAGATGAGCGGCGCGGTGAGTGCGGCGTGTGTTTCAGGAATCATTACTTGGAGTACCTGAGCCGGACGGTGCGGAGGCACGGAGTGGATCCTCTGCCGATCCTGGGCGTGGACGACCTGGAAACGTTGGTGCGCCGGGCCGCACTTCGATTGCCGCCTCGACCCTACGGCTCGCTCGAGGGCCTCTACAAGCGAGGGCTGATCGAGGTGTGTTCAAGCCCTCATGTTGTTGCAGGGCTCACTACGTGGAGTATTTAGCGGGTCTGGCGCGCGGGCTCGATCCCATCCCCATCATGGACGTGGCCGAGCTCGTGGCGGAGCTGCGGCGTCGCGCGCTGCCTCTCCCCGAGCGCGGTCCCTGGGATACTGACCCCATCTATGCTGGAATGTGTGCAGAGGTACACACTCCTAAGCACACCCACTAACCAACAAATCAACTTCTTAAATACTTCCTATTAATTCAAAATACTAGGCATTGATTACATATTCATTAGATTAAGGCTATTAAATGAACTtaagaattttgtttgttttccagCGAACAAAATCTAGTTTTGGAAAGGGTTATCGTTGCAAAGCGCAAAcgtttaacaaattaaaaaacttaTCGTGAAATTTCAAGATGAGAACCACCGCGACAACTAGTGTCTAAAAGTGCCTCCAAGTGacttcaaaacaaaaataattttgaacggTCCAGCCATGTAAACTCACCTTTAGTTCCCAACAATGTTACGGTTTAACGCAACGCTTTAAGGAATCCTATTAAATCCTGCTAATACATATAAAGATTAATGCTTACGATTAATTGAACCTATGCACGTAATCGCGGTTGTTGTGGCATAATGGCCGTCTCGCCTTTCAGCCGAAAAACAGTGCAAAGATATCATCTAAATGATACATACCTATTTCTCACAGCAATCAGATAGGAAAATATGCTAGGGTACAATTAATACGGATGGGTGACAGTATGTATATTCTTCCTGCATATGGTTTTATACCAGGTAATATAAGACTTGAGATTAAAATTATATGATTTCAAAAAGTCCGACATGATTTATATCtgactagctgagtcccgcgatgttacctgcggttattgtcgtgccgtcgaagctaatctaaaaaaagtccttaGTTGCTCCTTATATCaacagctacctatcagtgaaattccgtcaaaatcggtccccCCGTTCCAGAGATAAACAGACTGtcagacaaaaatatttttttaaattcttttagTACCTATATGTACTGtttatacatacttacgcatttagtaaaaagtggttattttattattacaaacagacactccaattttatttatttgtttagatatttaactagcgatccgccccgCCTCCGCAGGGGTGCGTGCGTCTGGATATTGCATTGAAAGTAcattatagtaaataaatttgtattatatttttgcttaaggttaaaatatataaattcgcccacttaataataattatttttgaaaaaaaaaaccgtatatATTAATGTCTAACCAAAAGTAGGTAAATTAAATTTCTTGCTACTTGCTTTAAAAAAGACGGATTTACCATAGGGGCAGTACcaagaaattgtatattttttaagaaaagtAAAAAGATTTTCATAGTCGTTCGGGACCTCGAAAACTGAAAACAtccgaaataataatatgaaaataataaccACGAGATTTAACCgcaaaattagtttaaattaaattttttttttttttattgtaaagaaCAGTGGACGAATTCACGACCTACCTGGtattattaagtggttatcgaagctcacagacatcaacaacgtacaTGCCATCACTCCTGagttttatatatgtttttacagtacaacggctgctcctgccttcaacccgaaacgcactACATACTGTTTCACGAATGAaatgggctcacaagacgctctattAAGCTTTTTTAACTTATCTTTTCATTTACATATTCAGAATATCTATATCATTAAATCATcataaaattgtatattttacgCTTTGTTTTTCATAGGTGATATGTAATATGGTGTATATTCCTTTCATTTATAAACTACAACTTCACTTCGATATAACACAGTTTTGATAAACAACAGTACACATAGTTTagatttatcaatttttttattatattgtacatAACATATTGAGCCTATGtttaattaaacaacaaaatgaTGGTGGACAGTTTCGCTATAGCACGATATGAATTAACCGTGTTATACCAGAgacgatatattattatcttgataaatatattgttttgctGTGTAGTTATAAAAATACGCTTTCAGTTACATTTGATAACAGTAAATGAAAATTGTTCTGATATAAGTTTCACCCATTATCAACTTATTATATAGTTAGGGAATCTTTAACAATTATTTCTCCTCGTAATAAGTAAATAACTTAACCATGTTTTTTTTCAGATCGTGAAAGAAAAAATACCTCTAGACTAAATTCTGCTGGGTACAGAAGATTAATGAGCAACCTTTTCCAactaaaatataatgtgtatctatatttataaggataaataaaatttgatattgttttatttaattgaaattctcaCTTCACTTCTTCTACTACCTTCGCGCAAAATGTTCATCCATATGTCTACTGCCTCTCTGTATGTAATGTCTATTCGAGTGTATCCTGGTTTCAATAGAATCAGGAAGAACACGCGCTTCATTCCGCCGAGAACCTCGATGGCTTTGTGGAACCTGTTCATCAGCAACGCGCTGATCAGCAACCCGTTTACCGCGCTCAATTTCTCGTTGTGCACCAGCCGCCGCCATTTCGGCCAGCTTAGCAGCGCGTTCTTGATCACTGAGTTTTGTTCTAGAGTTTTTAGTCtcatgtttgtttttatcttgTGTATGCTGTGTATTTTTACGGTAAGAATTGTGATTGCTTTCTTCAGACCTCCGATGCCGATGCGTCCTACTGTGTGAATTAGATCGTCTTCGCTCTCGACTCTCATCATTCCTACTGCGTTTAGTCAATGTATTTGATTGACTGAGATCCTGGTCACTGTTTCGTTTGAGCACTTTTGTAGAATGATaatcttgaattttatttttttcttgtgtTAATGATTTGGAGTTACTACTATGTTCTCGTGATTTACCGTCGCTCTTTTTATGGCGTTTTCTTTCATTTACGGAACTGTCATCAGATTCTTCAAATTCACTCTTttcctttttcttttgttttttctgcttaattttttcttttttctttttcttcttttttttaatttcttttttagcAGACGAATCAGAAGAAGAATCACTTGACTCGAGTAAGGAAGCCAAGTCAACGTTTTTATCTCCACCCAGTGCGTTTAGTTTAGCAGCAAGCTTAGCATCAAGATCTTGacttttgcttttattttttttatgtttctctTTTTTCGAatcctgaaataaaaaataaaacataattttaataatatttaaaaataaaaatgttcatagatCATTTAATAGTAAATCAAACTAAATTGGTTCCTGCAATGTATACTTTCAAACATTATAGGAACCGATTTAGTGTTCTATACTAAACTTCATATTTTAAGTAATCCAAAGAGTTGAACTGAGgaaaacatttataatatcaAGTCCTATCGTATATCAAGCGTTTGTAAGTACATAAATAAGTTATTTGAGTCATAAGTGATTGATAAACCAAAACGTTTTCATTGTGTTACATCTACTTGCTGATTGTTATCTCTATTAAGATATACTCGTCTAATAAGAGTTTGTTAATGGTTTAAGAGTCTTGTGCAATATGTCtagtatttaacaaaaatcCTGTTCTGAATAATTTCTGCAGAACTTCATCtgcttttcaattaaattttcagCACACACTCAGTATCTAATTATATATGAGCATCCAATACATGTTTACAAACACTAACAATAACCGACACTACAATGAATGATGTGgaaataaaattgtgtaattttatttacttgtttaaaatataatgaaactgAACTTCAACTCCTTGCATTATCTGTTCGAAGCAGTCAGTATTTGTTCAAATCATTAGCACATTGATCAAACATCAACAAACTTGAAAGAAATCAAATGAtttctatttttacattctacaTATTTTTCTGTAAATGTTATTTGATTAATAAGGTCGCATGTTTTTGTTATACTACAGGGAATAAAGTGAACTATGCTGTTCTTGTCTGCATTTTCAAAgatattgttttgttaattttcccacatttcttGTATAACAACCATTTTTCAATGAACAATCAACACCTTTAGTGCATCCAAATAGGGCTGACATGAAAtaggtaaaaaatttttttttttttcatacactaCTATTTGTTTGTGACTttgctattataatttttatttacaaacaaaacaatTGTTAGCCATCagattattgttttcttttttcaataaGTAAGTCAGACTTCAGTCTCTTTTGAGTTGAGTATTTACATTGAGTAGAGTTAAACTACAGCTTATGACActgtttaataatattagtaatcaAACTAGTAAATTTTTGTCAAACCACACATAATAACTTGGTTGAGGGAATGAAGGCCGTGAATTGAAATTTGCATCAGATTGTAAAGCACAATATCTTAATAAGCAGATCAGGTAACAGCAAAGGTGTGCAATAATCCAAAATACTTAATAAGCTATCGACTACCAGATCAAAAAGTGTGACATACATGCACATAACACAACTTAAGGTACAGAAAAGGGTAAATTGAAAacgtaaattgaaaaaaaacatgtcaacGTATTAGTTGATACTACCAGAAAAGCTGGCACTTTGGATTTCTAAGAAAGTCTATTTTATGTTTCAAATCCAgattaacaaataattttgatttaaatcttATCACTGCTAGTTCTTTTGTTCACTAGTTCTAGTTCTTAGCCTTGCTTGTTATTAAATACTCCCTaatcaatttattaaataacttaCTTGTTCCTTTCGTAACAATTCAGCAATTCGTCGACGATGAAGAGGATTATTGAGAAGGGCTGCTCGAGCAGCACGCTCTCGCTCCTTAATAAGCAAAAGAGGATCTTCTCGTAATTTCCTCGCTACATCAACTTGCGTATCATCAGAAGCTGTCAGCATGCTAGAACCAACTACTCGCTTTGTGATTGCTGGTATTGCATCAGTCTCAGCTTTTTCTGTTTGATGACTTTTATCAATAGCTTTTCCAAGTAAATAATCTTCATTCTGTACTGTTTTTTCAGGCCTCTGTTAACaaaaattctcaattttaccacgCATAAtagtcaatttttttatatacattatcACAAtagattttgtttaattatcatACTAAATGC contains the following coding sequences:
- the LOC101737224 gene encoding pre-mRNA-splicing factor CWC25 homolog — translated: MGGGDLNSKKSWHPNILKNQERVWKAEQAVAEEKKRIQELQRERQEEREKMELNSLVKKNFSNADDTRLHWMYERPEKTVQNEDYLLGKAIDKSHQTEKAETDAIPAITKRVVGSSMLTASDDTQVDVARKLREDPLLLIKERERAARAALLNNPLHRRRIAELLRKEQDSKKEKHKKNKSKSQDLDAKLAAKLNALGGDKNVDLASLLESSDSSSDSSAKKEIKKKKKKKKEKIKQKKQKKKEKSEFEESDDSSVNERKRHKKSDGKSREHSSNSKSLTQEKNKIQDYHSTKVLKRNSDQDLSQSNTLTKRSRNDESRERRRSNSHSRTHRHRRSEESNHNSYRKNTQHTQDKNKHETKNSRTKLSDQERAAKLAEMAAAGAQREIERGKRVADQRVADEQVPQSHRGSRRNEARVLPDSIETRIHSNRHYIQRGSRHMDEHFARR